The sequence GCTCTGGGCCCAATGTAAAGATTCATACAGTTGTTCAGCAAAAAACTTGCGGTTGGATAAACCGGTCAAGGGGTCATGGTACGCGAGATAGCGCATGTGGTCTTCCTTACGCTTCAATTCATAATTGGAGCGATACAAATCAGCCGCAGTGCGCTTGAGTTGTTCTTCCATCAACTTTCTTTCAGTAATATCACGTATAACACCAACTAAAAAGTAATTACCAGCAGCATCTTTGTGGAGCGATCGCTTAGTAGCAATTAAATGAATTTTCCCATGAACATCAGTAAATTCCTCTTCATTTTCCTGGGGTTGTTGAGTCAAGAAAGTAAGCTCGTCTTGTTGTCGAAACACATCAGCTTGGTTTTTTGGGAAAAAATCATAGTCTGACTTCTCAATTAAAGATTCATGAGAATAACCAATCAATTGACAATATGCCTCATTTAACACAATCCATTGATGTTGCCCATTTTTCACAAAAATGGGGTCAGGGATGGTGTTAATCACTTGATGCAAAAATTCTTTAGAGCGTTTCAACTCTTCTTGCGTATAGACAATGTAATAAATAATCAAAATAGCTGCACCCGCAAAAGCCAGCAGGGATGGAATCACGGGTATCCACGAACCGGACAAAAACGCCCAGTAAGCACTCAAACATAGAAACAAGCCCCAAAACAGGATAGCCAAGAGCACCCGTGTGGGATGGCGGATGCGCCAACTCGTAATGGCTCCCAAATAAGACCAAGCAAAAATCCACAAGTATTCTAGTACTTTAGGCCAGGCTCTGAGTAAAGGTCTACCCTCCAGAGCAGCAGCAACTAACTCGTCAATAAAATAAGCTTGTAGTTCAATACCAGCAACAGGTTTAGCTGTACCCATGAGCCGACTAGAATGAGGAATAAATACAAAATCTTGGAGACTGGGAGCAGTGGAACCAATGAGGACAATGCGATTCCTAATCCAACTTTTTGGTATCCTATTTGCTAGTAAATCTCTCATTGATACATGGCGATAAACACACGGTTCTGTAGACGCACTTCGGCAAAGGGGTTTGGGAAAGTTTGATAAAATTTGATAGCCCCTAGCGTCAGCTCCTACATAAGCGCCGTCTGTAGAGCGAAACCGAGTAAAAACAGCCTTTCCCAACTGCAAATACTCAGGATTACTAGCTGCTGTTTTGGGAACAATATCGTGTGACTTCAAGTACAGTAAAGCTAGCTTCAAAGCAAAACTTTCGTGCGCCTGATTATTAATGTGCCAATACAACAAACTCCGACGGATTTTGCCATCAGGATCATATAAAACATTATTAAAACCCACTTGATCTAGCTGATTGAGCACTGGTGGAGGTGATACGTTGGTGTTTTTGTTATTTGCGAGTTGTTCAATCCCAATCAAATTTGGTGTCGTTCTATACACCTTAACTAAATCTTGATAACCAGGCTCCACTGGTAAATCTCGGTAAATATCTAAGCCGATAGCGCTGGGATTCTGGTCTTTTAACTTTTGCAAGAGTTGAGCAATCACACGATCCGGAATCGGCCAAGAGCCAACTTCTCGCAAAGAAGCCTCATCAATTGATACAATAGTAATACGTTCTTTTGCTGCTTCATGTGGACGTAAGCGAAACAATTGATCCAAAGCTGCTAACTCTAAAGACTGTAATAAACCAATAGAGCGTAAAAGCAGGACGCAGACTGCAACACTAGCAGCAGTCATCAATTCCCTATGTCCTCGACCAAGCGATTGCTTCAGTCCAAAAATGAACTTTACAAGATGCTTGCCTAGCTGCTTACTCATTCCCATTACCTAGTAGGGAGATATTTATTTGCCGTAGCTAAAACTAAGTAGTGCGTATACCCTACACGCCAGTCTGGTTCTCTTGTCAAAAACTTTGACTCAGTTTAAGGTTCCTGCAAACGAATTTAGGTAGTTTCTGAGTATTAATTTTCATAATCATTCATGATTCGCTCCCGTAACAAGTGATACTTTCGTGGCTAGTAGTACAAGTTAAGTATAAATATTGTTTAGTCACAACAGAAGTGTATGAATAGGTTTATCGGTGGTGAGTTTAACCTCAAACCTTCACCCTCAATATTTTTATCATTTTAGTTGGACAATTCCTCTTCACCAAAACAAAAGAGTCAACCGGAAGCAGATTTAGTTCTGCACTACCAGTTGACTCCCACAATAATTTTGCCTCCTTTATTACTTGAAATACTTAAAGTTGCGGGGGCCTTTGTAATCAGAAACTTTTGCTAATTCCTCTAGATTTTGCACACCACTATAACTTTTACCATTAATGATCCAAGTGGGAAACCCTTGTATTTTCGCTGCTTGACATACTTCTGGTTTAGCATTGAGTCCGCCAGGAGCGCACTCTACTTTCACATTTTCATCAATAATCTGTTCTGCTTCTCGACCAAAAAGCAGCTTCTGTTCATGACAATGAGGACACCAATAAGCGCTGTATTCTTTAGCACCTACTTGAGCCAAATGACGCGCTAAAGCTGTTTCCGCTTCACCGGAAGTTGTGGTAACTTGCCAACCAATTCCTGGTTGAGGATCGGCTTTAGGAACGAAGCTAATTTTTTCGGGTTTTCCCGGAGTTGAGTCAGCGATACCACTGGGTTGATTCACACTGGCATAAACACCCAAAGTCCCGATCAGTGTTACCATCCCCACAATAATAGCGGTAAAAAGAATTTGTCCAATATCATCCCAAGGGCGACCAATAATCGTCAGCACCAACAAACTAAAGGAGAAGAAGGCCGAACCAATACAGTAAGGACAAAGGGCTTGAATTTGAAAAGCCAGCAAGTACATCAGATAACCGCTAAACACAGACATAGCGATCGCTCCTACTAACAGCAACCACCATGTGTTATTTTCTAGTTGTTTGCGGCTATTATTATCCCCTAGCGGTAATACTAAGGGAGCTAAAGCCAAGATTACCATACCAACGTATGCCAAAAACCCAAACAAGGCTAATGGCTGACCCAAAACTGTAGCCCAAGGACTAGCAAGTACATCATTGCAACCTTTGACACCAGCCTGCGCCACACAAGCTGCACTACCTCCTGTCAGCTTTTCCACAGTGAGATAGCCCGTAATTAAGGCACCAAAGCCAGCAACACCGGCAATTAGTGGGCGCGACCATTTATGAATCCAAGGAGTAGAGCGGCGGCGAATCATAAACTGTTATTGGGGAATGAGGTATTGGGAATGGGGCATTTTCCATCCCCTATTCGCTGTTTTAAGAATGTAAACTTACTGAAGGAATTGATTTAGTTTCACCTTTAGAGTTCCAACTCCGGTGGGCAGCTTCGACAAATTGACTCACACGAATGGGGTCAATTGGTTGCTCTATCCGTCCGTGGCGCTTCAAGGAACTGGAAACAATCACACCATTTGCTGCCTGCATCAGTGTAGCAACATTTTCCCAATTCGCCCCACTACCGATAAATACTGGGGTGTCACCTGCCGAGCCGCTGCCTAATTCCAAATCTTCCACGCTAGGAGGATCACCAGTCGCCCAGCCAGACAAAATCACCGCATCGGCTAAACCCCGCTCAATTGTGTCTTTGACGGCGACTGTGAGATTGGGCGAACTCAAAGGACGGGCGTGCTTCACCAAGACATCAGCAAAGATTTTAATATCACTGCCTAATTCCCGGCGATAACGCAGGAGTTGATGGGCTTCTCCCTCGATTAGCCCTTGGTCGGTGGCCATAACTCCTGTCAAGACATTGACACGAATAAATTGGGCACGCACGCAGCTAGCGATCGCCATGGCGCTATGACCATCATTCCGCAAAACGTTTAAGCCCACAGGCAAAGTGATTAAATTTTGGATGCGCTGCACCACCACAGTCATCGCACTCACAACCGCCGGATTCACTTGATTTTTAGTAAACGGCGCGTCGAAAAAATTTTCGACAATAATACCGTCAACTCCGCCACTTGCCAAGGCTGTTGCTTCTTGTTCGGCACGGTCAATTACTGCTTTTAAACTGCCTCCCCAACGGGGTGAGGTAGGCAATGGTAATAAATGAACCACACCAATAATCGGTGTTTGAGTTTTAAATAGCTGATATAAGTCCACGTCTTTCAATCCGCTGCACAAAGTCAACAGTCCAAGAGTCTACAGTCAATCGCAGGCTGAAGTATTAAGTATGAAGTATGAAACCACGTCTAGATTAACTTGTTATGACCCTTGTCTTTTGATTCTCAAATTTTCCCTAACCAGTGAAATGCACTCTCTGCTAGCTAGTTTATTGCCTCCTCCCTAGGATGGAAATTGGCGTCAAACATCCCATAAGATATGTTAAGATAGATCTTGGCTACAAGAGGAGTTTGCCACTCACAAGACACGAGGCAGCTTCCCGTGGTTTAGGCATCTCGCCCGTGCATAGTCGCAGGCACAGTCTGAGCGGAGGGTTAGCATTACTGCTTGATTGGGCGTAGTCGCAAGTGCGATTTCCCTGAGGGTAGCGACTTCTCACAACAAGCCCTTTGGGCGGCTTCCCGATGGGTAAATTAACAACGCACACGCTGCGGTAGTGTAAAATACCAAAAGGTGAATTGTTAAAAAATATCACAAGTGTCAAAAATACTCAAAGACACTTGGTTTTCCATTGGGAAAACAAACTAATACAAGCATCATAACATGACCATTAATTCATGAGGGTCGAGAGTAAATAACAGTTGCTCATGGTAATTTTTCACCTGACAGCTGTTTAGCTAGGGGTGCGGATCACAGTAGAGCGAGGTAAGCACTATTTGTGTGTAACGACAAAAAAATGCAGATTTTTTCAAAATATGGGTGACAAGCCAACAATTGCAATTTCTCACCTGGGCTGCGAGAAAAATCGGATTGATACGGAGCATATGCTAGGGCTGCTTGTAGAAGCAGGCTACGGCGTAGATACCAATGAAGAGTTAGCAGATTACGTTATAGTCAATACATGTAGTTTTATCGAAGCAGCAAGAGAAGAATCTGTCAAAACTTTG is a genomic window of Fortiea contorta PCC 7126 containing:
- a CDS encoding CHASE2 domain-containing protein, encoding MSKQLGKHLVKFIFGLKQSLGRGHRELMTAASVAVCVLLLRSIGLLQSLELAALDQLFRLRPHEAAKERITIVSIDEASLREVGSWPIPDRVIAQLLQKLKDQNPSAIGLDIYRDLPVEPGYQDLVKVYRTTPNLIGIEQLANNKNTNVSPPPVLNQLDQVGFNNVLYDPDGKIRRSLLYWHINNQAHESFALKLALLYLKSHDIVPKTAASNPEYLQLGKAVFTRFRSTDGAYVGADARGYQILSNFPKPLCRSASTEPCVYRHVSMRDLLANRIPKSWIRNRIVLIGSTAPSLQDFVFIPHSSRLMGTAKPVAGIELQAYFIDELVAAALEGRPLLRAWPKVLEYLWIFAWSYLGAITSWRIRHPTRVLLAILFWGLFLCLSAYWAFLSGSWIPVIPSLLAFAGAAILIIYYIVYTQEELKRSKEFLHQVINTIPDPIFVKNGQHQWIVLNEAYCQLIGYSHESLIEKSDYDFFPKNQADVFRQQDELTFLTQQPQENEEEFTDVHGKIHLIATKRSLHKDAAGNYFLVGVIRDITERKLMEEQLKRTAADLYRSNYELKRKEDHMRYLAYHDPLTGLSNRKFFAEQLYESLHWAQSNNLLLGLLFIDLDGFKQVNDTLGHELGDRLLVTVAQRLSNSLRGSDTVSRLGGDEFTVILRAIPNIQVAAKVAEKILGTITEPIVLDGYTTKVSASIGISVYPINSKDSEALVKQADHAMYRAKHLGKNRYEFA
- a CDS encoding vitamin K epoxide reductase family protein — encoded protein: MIRRRSTPWIHKWSRPLIAGVAGFGALITGYLTVEKLTGGSAACVAQAGVKGCNDVLASPWATVLGQPLALFGFLAYVGMVILALAPLVLPLGDNNSRKQLENNTWWLLLVGAIAMSVFSGYLMYLLAFQIQALCPYCIGSAFFSFSLLVLTIIGRPWDDIGQILFTAIIVGMVTLIGTLGVYASVNQPSGIADSTPGKPEKISFVPKADPQPGIGWQVTTTSGEAETALARHLAQVGAKEYSAYWCPHCHEQKLLFGREAEQIIDENVKVECAPGGLNAKPEVCQAAKIQGFPTWIINGKSYSGVQNLEELAKVSDYKGPRNFKYFK
- the btpA gene encoding photosystem I biogenesis protein BtpA codes for the protein MDLYQLFKTQTPIIGVVHLLPLPTSPRWGGSLKAVIDRAEQEATALASGGVDGIIVENFFDAPFTKNQVNPAVVSAMTVVVQRIQNLITLPVGLNVLRNDGHSAMAIASCVRAQFIRVNVLTGVMATDQGLIEGEAHQLLRYRRELGSDIKIFADVLVKHARPLSSPNLTVAVKDTIERGLADAVILSGWATGDPPSVEDLELGSGSAGDTPVFIGSGANWENVATLMQAANGVIVSSSLKRHGRIEQPIDPIRVSQFVEAAHRSWNSKGETKSIPSVSLHS